In the genome of Triticum urartu cultivar G1812 chromosome 5, Tu2.1, whole genome shotgun sequence, one region contains:
- the LOC125509003 gene encoding SURP and G-patch domain-containing protein 1-like protein, with amino-acid sequence MDKGLFANDGSFMERFKQMQQEMQDKEKPAAPATTAGAVSSAPAKPVNPKTPLVIAANRRPLEVKKAGSVLSGGKLAFSLKKNKIPIVPVKFGAEEDDDDDVAGVERGDHAKRHKSIDAHSAAAPARVVASAPPNDMTVRQVADKLASFVAKNGRQFEDITRQKNPGDSPFKFLFDKNCSDYKYYETRLAEEEKVHAQTKDAQASKIVNSSTASSIAHTGAHRSSFEQRSNYQTPASALYGAYEGSSSQGSSSGHGGQSMSAPSDPVALMEFYMKKAAQEERKRPPRQSKDEMPPPPCLIQGPPKKGHHMGDFIPQEELEKFMARCNDAAAQKATKEAAEKAKIQADNIGHKLLSKMGWREGEGLGSERSGRADPIMAGDVKQDHLGVGAIQPGEVSSEDDIYEQYKKRMMLGYRHRPNPLNNPRKQYY; translated from the exons ATGGATAAGGGCCTCTTCGCCAACGACGGCTCCTTCATGGAGAGATTCAAGCAGATGCAGCAGGAGATGCAGGACAAGGAGAAGCCCGCAGCCCCCGCCACCACCGCTGGTGCTGTCTCCTCTGCGCCGGCCAAGCCTGTCAACCCTAAGACGCCCCTTGTCATTGCGGCAAACAGGAGGCCGCTTGAGGTGAAGAAGGCTGGCTCGGTTTTGTCGGGCGGGAAGCTGGCCTTTAGCCTCAAGAAGAACAAGATCCCCATTGTGCCTGTCAAGTTTGGAGccgaggaggacgacgacgatgacgTTGCCGGTGTGGAGAGGGGGGATCATGCGAAGCGGCACAAATCCATTGATGCTCACTCAGCTGCTGCCCCAGCTAGGGTTGTTG CCTCAGCACCACCAAATGATATGACAGTGAGGCAGGTTGCTGACAAATTAGCAAGCTTTGTTGCCAAAAATGGGAGACAGTTTGAGGATATTACACGCCAGAAGAATCCTGGAGATTCACCATTCAA GTTTCTGTTTGATAAGAACTGTTCAGACTACAAATATTATGAGACTCGGCTTGCTGAAGAGGAAAAGGTGCATGCTCAGACAAAGGATGCTCAGGCTTCAAAAATTG TTAATTCAAGCACTGCAAGCTCCATAGCACATACTGGTGCACACAGAAGCTCATTTGAACAAAGATCTAACTATCAAACGCCTGCTTCCGCTTTATATGGTGCATATGAAGGTAGTTCTTCCCAGGGAAGCTCATCTGGTCATG GTGGTCAAAGTATGTCTGCACCCTCAGATCCAGTAGCATTGATGGAATTCTACATGAAGAAAGCTGCACAGGAAGAACGGAAGAGACCACCAAGGCAGTCAAAAGACGAAATGCCACCACCTCCATGCCTTATTCAGG GTCCTCCTAAGAAGGGACACCACATGGGGGACTTCATTCCTCAAGAAGAACTCGAGAAGTTCATGGCACGCTGTAATGATGCTGCAGCACAAAAGGCTACCAAAGAAGCTGCAGAGAAGGCTAAGATTCAGGCCGATAATATTGGGCACAAGCTTCTCTCTAAGATGGGCTGGAGGGAAG GTGAGGGTCTTGGCAGCGAGAGAAGTGGCCGTGCAGATCCCATTATGGCTGGAGATGTGAAGCAGGACCACCTTGGTGTTGGTGCTATCCAACCTGGTGAGGTGTCATCTGAAGATGACATCTACGAGCAATACAAGAAGCGAATGATGCTAGGCTACCGCCATAGGCCAAACCCACTG AACAACCCAAGGAAACAATACTACTGA